The proteins below come from a single Gossypium raimondii isolate GPD5lz chromosome 2, ASM2569854v1, whole genome shotgun sequence genomic window:
- the LOC105783051 gene encoding auxilin-related protein 2: MDEFGVLTERYGLKPQGKSVPMSQGKRSTATAAATATTDWGFGFDSGSNRNPMSFSSKSSRNSGPNSGSLLDDHDFFPKQNSRNFFGLGDDFGGFQNATTKQSNTSNNNSSSNGSSFDLASMLLNSGSISSYANSYVVDDLFGGTTVSQNANNDDDFGSFVSSTKQKGSAGDLLGDFSGVAAKLKSSSRNGSWDSANNEAGVDDLIPGFGASSPSVNRTNVKTTKSTRSSEEPFVVLDSDFGTEYNFSETPTDPLGEFSVLNRSGGTKLRGSSNASQSFRSPPKPAQVSKEEKAKSSGASLIDELEDFAMGRAHNKSSRPKEAEDATKKTQSNGEDDLESFFGVSSRSNSAPKTRATTLDPIFDKNMHNRQQKTSAGAPSTAKKASPVTMMNGMDDLSFIFGAASMSGEFEEVAGESEERRRARLGRHQRTQDRVARAVADMNQRDRQSQNEQEERYRIAEAMDFEIKRWAAGKEGNMRALLSSMEQVLWPECGWEPVSLTDLITSGSVKKVYRKATLCVHPDKVQQKGATLEQKYIAEKVFDILKEAWNKFNKEELY; this comes from the exons ATGGACGAATTTGGCGTTTTAACAGAGCGTTACGGCTTAAAACCGCAAGGAAAATCGGTTCCGATGTCGCAGGGCAAACGATCCACCGCCACCGCCGCTGCTACCGCAACCACCGACTGGGGTTTCGGGTTCGATTCAGGCTCGAACCGAAACCCCATGTCGTTCTCTTCAAAATCCTCGCGGAACTCGGGTCCCAATAGCGGTTCTTTGCTCGACGATCACGACTTTTTCCCCAAGCAAAACTCCcgtaatttttttggtttgggCGACGATTTTGGTGGTTTTCAAAACGCCACGACGAAGCAATCTAATACAAGTAATAATAACAGTAGTAGTAACGGATCATCTTTCGATTTGGCTTCAATGTTATTGAATTCAGGCTCAATATCTTCATATGCGAATTCGTACGTTGTTGATGATTTATTTGGAGGAACGACCGTCTCACAAAATGCAAATAACGATGATGATTTTGGATCCTTCGTCTCTTCCACCAAGCAAAAGGGTTCTGCCGGTGACTTGCTGGGTGATTTTAGTGGCGTGGCGGCGAAATTGAAGAGTTCTAGCAGGAATGGATCGTGGGATTCGGCGAATAATGAGGCTGGTGTTGATGATTTGATACCCGGGTTCGGTGCAAGCAGCCCTTCAGTTAATAG GACTAATGTTAAGACAACCAAGTCAACCAGATCATCAGAGGAACCTTTTGTTGTATTAGACTCTGATTTCGGCACAGAATATAATTTCTCAGAAACGCCCACGGATCCACTGGGAGAATTCAGCGTTCTTAATCGATCTGGAGGAACAAAGCTTCGTGGTTCTTCAAATGCTTCACAATCATTTAGGTCTCCTCCAAAACCAGCACAAGTTTCTAAAGAAGAGAAAG CCAAGAGTTCTGGTGCATCTCTGATAGATGAACTTGAGGACTTTGCCATGGGGAGAGCGCACAATAAGTCTAGTAGACCTAAAGAAGCTGAAGATGCTACGAAAAAGACTCAATCAAATGGAGAAGATGACCTGGAATCCTTTTTTGGTGTGAGTTCCAGATCAAATAGTGCACCAAAGACAAGGGCAACTACTTTG GACcctatatttgataaaaatatgcACAACAGACAGCAAAAGACATCTGCAGGTGCACCATCCACTGCAAAGAAGGCTTCTCCTGTCACTATGATGAATGGAATGGATGacctctcttttatttttggag CTGCCTCAATGTCTGGAGAATTTGAGGAAGTTGCTGGGGAAAGTGAAGAAAGACGAAGGGCCAGATTGGGACGTCATCAAAGGACCCAGGACAGAGTG GCAAGAGCAGTTGCTGATATGAATCAGCGTGATCGTCAATCACAGAATGAGCAAGAAGAGAGATAT AGGATTGCTGAAGCTATGGATTTTGAGATAAAACGCTGGGCTGCAGGGAAGGAAGGCAATATGCGTGCACTGCTTTCATCAATGGAACAG GTACTTTGGCCTGAATGTGGTTGGGAGCCAGTTTCATTGACTGATTTGATTACCTCTGGCTCAGTCAAAAAAGTTTATAGAAAGGCCACATTATGTGTCCACCCTGATAAGGTTCAGCAGAAAGGTGCCACTCTTGAACAGAAATATATTGCTGAAAAGGTTTTCGATATTCTCAAG GAAGCTTGGAACAAGTTCAACAAGGAAGAACTTTATTAA